The following are encoded in a window of Chondrinema litorale genomic DNA:
- a CDS encoding ligand-binding sensor domain-containing protein yields MLTSNKKGYEDMVFRFCPDEIYKNYYTANKYFENHSILFYDKLKGKIWSLAYLISLDQWLFLTFDVQTKTFEEVSIKNGFDKNGKYQDGGFLSSKLEQNAAKIAFTDVYQDATNNIWWGTKDGVSKISPQSSAFQTIKTKKDDIHSTSSSDKNGNVWYTIEDTLFYYDVNVSSLASYPLKNHFNSNMDRTKGHTLFTIIDIYLDNSDTVWLATNDGLFAFNTLSKKFKRVDISTWQKSMLAQKQDYNQRYFLITCNGLSQEKNGDFWLSYFGRLVNWKVKENKAYSIVFPLWTWAKGFGSRTSEINIDPKGKVWVGTLDAGLHVFNPDDIKDPMDVSIDIFKTFNFEGAEPKFVDSKGNMWATSLSSGVIRINTETYNYTQFTKDEGLADNNTFNVIEDRKGRIWIGTANGLSCYTPETKKFKNYYKSYGLPSNIIGGRKSSLTSNGEIFIPTNKGIVIFDPDNIYTSSIKPRIAFTDFKVNGKELSISQKNSPLNSDISLSKAITLPYWQNDLSISFSALHFDDTQKNQYAVFMENDDENWRNIGIQHTVEYTNLNPGSYIFNVRASNSDGVWNKTGITLDITILPPWWATWRAYTIYIALIISLLVHFTDTKLTENYNWQKPNDYMN; encoded by the coding sequence ATGCTCACATCTAATAAAAAAGGATATGAAGATATGGTCTTCAGATTTTGCCCTGACGAAATCTACAAAAATTATTATACAGCTAACAAATATTTTGAGAATCATTCTATCTTATTTTATGATAAATTAAAAGGTAAAATATGGAGTTTAGCCTACCTTATTTCTTTAGATCAGTGGTTGTTTTTAACTTTTGATGTACAAACCAAAACATTTGAAGAAGTAAGCATAAAAAATGGCTTCGATAAAAACGGTAAATATCAAGATGGAGGCTTTCTTTCTAGCAAGTTAGAACAAAATGCTGCCAAAATTGCATTTACAGATGTGTATCAAGATGCAACAAATAATATATGGTGGGGAACAAAAGATGGTGTATCTAAAATTTCACCACAAAGTAGTGCATTTCAAACTATCAAAACAAAAAAAGACGATATCCATTCGACATCTTCAAGCGATAAAAATGGTAATGTTTGGTATACTATTGAAGATACTTTGTTCTATTATGATGTAAACGTTTCTTCTTTAGCTTCTTATCCACTAAAAAACCATTTTAATAGTAATATGGATAGAACAAAAGGCCATACATTATTTACCATTATCGATATATATTTAGATAATTCAGATACAGTTTGGCTTGCTACAAATGATGGACTATTCGCATTTAATACCTTATCTAAAAAATTCAAAAGAGTAGATATTTCTACTTGGCAAAAAAGTATGCTAGCTCAAAAGCAAGACTATAACCAGAGGTATTTTTTAATAACTTGTAACGGGCTATCTCAGGAAAAAAATGGCGATTTTTGGCTGAGCTACTTTGGTAGATTAGTCAACTGGAAAGTTAAAGAAAACAAGGCATACAGCATTGTTTTTCCATTATGGACATGGGCAAAAGGTTTTGGGAGTAGAACAAGTGAAATAAATATAGACCCGAAAGGTAAAGTTTGGGTCGGTACCTTAGATGCTGGTCTACATGTCTTTAATCCAGATGATATTAAAGACCCTATGGATGTATCTATTGATATTTTCAAAACCTTTAATTTTGAAGGTGCTGAACCCAAATTTGTTGATTCTAAAGGTAATATGTGGGCTACCTCACTTTCATCTGGTGTTATCAGAATCAATACCGAGACATATAACTATACACAGTTTACTAAAGATGAAGGACTAGCGGATAACAATACTTTTAATGTAATAGAAGATCGAAAAGGGAGAATTTGGATAGGTACTGCTAACGGACTTTCTTGCTATACCCCAGAAACAAAAAAGTTTAAAAACTATTACAAAAGTTATGGTTTGCCTTCTAATATTATTGGAGGCAGAAAATCGTCTTTAACCTCAAATGGAGAAATATTTATTCCTACCAATAAAGGCATTGTTATTTTTGATCCTGATAATATTTATACAAGTTCTATCAAACCTAGAATAGCTTTTACAGACTTTAAAGTTAATGGAAAGGAATTATCCATTAGTCAAAAAAACTCTCCTTTAAATAGTGATATTTCATTAAGCAAAGCCATTACACTCCCCTATTGGCAAAATGATCTGTCAATCAGTTTTTCTGCACTCCATTTCGATGATACACAGAAAAATCAGTATGCAGTTTTTATGGAGAATGATGATGAAAATTGGAGAAATATAGGAATCCAACATACTGTGGAATACACGAATTTGAACCCCGGTAGCTATATTTTTAATGTGAGAGCTTCTAATAGTGATGGTGTATGGAACAAAACAGGTATTACTCTCGATATTACTATTTTACCTCCGTGGTGGGCTACTTGGCGGGCTTATACAATTTACATAGCACTAATTATCAGTTTATTAGTGCATTTTACAGATACAAAATTAACCGAAAATTACAATTGGCAGAAGCCAAACGATTACATGAATTAG
- a CDS encoding PP2C family protein-serine/threonine phosphatase translates to MNTAINFSHILGKLSIIGVLPAEDRAVRNSKNMMVYMGMLMSCGGILWGSLLLFLELYRQSYIPYGYVVITFFNLLYFNYSKKFDFARNIQIFISLMLPFALQWTLGGYLSSGIVMLWSLISLFVTSVIKRGEGDFWWFIIFLGLCFLSYFIEPYLAYLRPETLNHNVSTLLALINISCITIIIFYLSKMFLKKNQFLTDSNGQLRKTQKQLFQQSKMLEQSNFELLRYQRRINESINAAQTIQQAFLPDQLTLQSTFEEHFILYKPKDIVSGDFYWMHKFGKKTIFIEADCTGHGVPGAFMTLIGNAVFNQIVKIEQEYDPASIMYKVDSYLKSILQQELTNNRDGMDVSVLVIDEKEDELDIVFGGSYQRMDYYLDGHLHTVRGSRKRIGGIENPNKKFESSHLTLPKDAVIYLYSDGLIDQNDPEGKRYGSERFSKILSCVADLPLKQQKVIISNSLKKHQQNMEQRDDITIIGLKYAKSSVLTAS, encoded by the coding sequence ATGAACACGGCTATCAATTTTTCTCACATCTTAGGAAAGCTTTCAATTATTGGTGTTCTTCCAGCAGAAGATAGAGCTGTGAGGAATAGCAAAAATATGATGGTTTATATGGGTATGCTAATGTCTTGCGGAGGTATACTTTGGGGTTCACTTTTATTATTTCTTGAACTATATAGACAATCTTATATCCCTTATGGTTATGTTGTCATTACTTTCTTTAACTTACTTTATTTCAATTATTCAAAAAAGTTTGATTTTGCTAGAAATATACAAATATTTATAAGCTTAATGCTTCCTTTTGCCTTACAATGGACATTGGGAGGTTATCTTTCATCAGGTATAGTAATGCTTTGGTCACTCATATCTTTGTTTGTAACAAGCGTTATTAAAAGAGGAGAAGGAGATTTTTGGTGGTTTATTATCTTTCTTGGATTATGCTTTTTATCGTACTTTATAGAGCCTTATTTAGCCTATTTACGACCAGAAACATTAAATCATAATGTTTCAACTTTGTTAGCCTTAATTAATATTTCTTGCATAACCATAATTATATTTTATCTGTCTAAAATGTTTTTAAAGAAGAATCAATTCTTGACGGATAGTAACGGTCAATTAAGAAAGACACAGAAACAGCTATTTCAACAAAGTAAGATGTTAGAACAAAGCAATTTTGAATTGTTGAGATACCAGAGAAGAATAAATGAAAGTATTAATGCAGCCCAAACTATACAGCAGGCATTTTTACCTGATCAGCTAACCTTGCAAAGCACTTTTGAAGAACATTTTATACTATATAAACCTAAGGACATTGTATCTGGTGATTTTTATTGGATGCATAAGTTTGGTAAGAAGACCATTTTTATAGAAGCAGATTGTACTGGGCATGGTGTTCCAGGTGCTTTTATGACATTAATCGGGAATGCAGTTTTCAATCAGATTGTGAAAATAGAACAGGAGTATGATCCTGCCTCGATCATGTACAAAGTAGATAGTTATTTAAAAAGTATTCTTCAACAAGAGCTAACTAACAACAGAGATGGAATGGATGTTTCTGTATTAGTTATTGATGAAAAAGAAGACGAATTAGATATTGTTTTTGGAGGTAGCTATCAACGTATGGATTATTATTTGGATGGGCATCTGCATACTGTAAGAGGTTCTAGAAAAAGAATAGGCGGTATAGAAAACCCAAATAAGAAATTTGAATCCAGTCATTTAACTCTCCCTAAAGATGCTGTTATTTATTTGTATAGCGATGGATTAATTGACCAAAACGATCCAGAAGGTAAGAGGTACGGTTCAGAAAGATTTAGCAAAATATTAAGCTGTGTAGCCGATTTGCCCTTGAAACAGCAAAAAGTAATCATTTCAAACTCGCTTAAAAAGCATCAGCAAAATATGGAACAAAGAGATGATATTACTATTATCGGGTTAAAGTACGCTAAATCAAGTGTATTAACAGCAAGCTAA
- a CDS encoding ligand-binding sensor domain-containing protein codes for MKKSIPRYLYSSFFTLVFFVISVPRFAQKNYSLQQENIPEELTNKYITSILQDKYGYMWFGTNMGLLKYNGYSIKTYQLPLIDTTEMDSQRNITVTSLSEANNGNIWVGGLHGEIALFDRKNNRLVPFDMNHKSRNFYSGKPTFRSPSDSSIITVADSLHALNNPDSMITSGSITEIYQDLDGSIWTSVSNSFGFYRFFPDSNSFHNKFGKVDSVKWMVNWNNNLKVTYDCPINFFEDSKENMWITGFNGILKIDSSKSNQELFLVNEEYNTYNFVNAFLQKSIFVDDSLIIAT; via the coding sequence TTGAAAAAATCTATACCTCGCTACCTATATTCAAGTTTTTTTACATTGGTATTTTTTGTAATATCAGTACCTCGCTTTGCTCAAAAAAACTACTCGTTGCAACAAGAAAACATCCCAGAAGAGCTAACAAATAAATACATTACAAGTATACTACAAGATAAATATGGCTATATGTGGTTTGGTACCAATATGGGTCTGTTAAAGTACAATGGATATAGTATTAAGACCTATCAACTGCCTTTGATTGATACTACTGAGATGGATAGCCAACGAAATATTACAGTAACCAGCTTAAGTGAAGCTAATAATGGTAATATTTGGGTGGGTGGATTACATGGAGAAATAGCCCTTTTCGACCGCAAAAATAATCGATTGGTTCCTTTCGATATGAATCATAAATCGAGAAACTTTTATTCCGGAAAACCCACTTTCAGGTCACCCAGTGATTCCAGTATTATTACTGTTGCAGATTCTTTACATGCACTCAACAATCCTGATAGTATGATCACATCTGGCTCTATTACAGAGATTTATCAAGATTTGGATGGCAGTATTTGGACAAGTGTTAGTAATTCGTTTGGGTTCTATCGATTTTTCCCAGATAGCAATTCTTTTCATAACAAATTTGGAAAAGTAGATAGTGTTAAATGGATGGTTAATTGGAATAATAATCTTAAAGTTACATACGACTGTCCGATTAATTTCTTTGAGGATAGCAAAGAAAATATGTGGATAACTGGTTTTAATGGTATTCTTAAAATAGATTCATCAAAAAGCAATCAAGAACTCTTTCTGGTAAATGAAGAATATAATACATATAATTTTGTAAATGCCTTTTTACAAAAAAGTATCTTTGTTGATGATAGTTTGATCATCGCCACATAA
- a CDS encoding hybrid sensor histidine kinase/response regulator transcription factor gives MAEAKRLHELDSFKTRFYTNITHEFITPLTIILGLAKDVIIKRNPSSLLQLVNQMLDLSKIESGTLKVNLSQSNIIAYLKYLTETFHSLAENHQITIHFISELHEINMDYDKDKILHIITNLLSNAVKFTPKGGNIYLLVDQIIDNNQVYLQVKVKDTGIGIPNEELALIFDRFYQTNNSISKHSENSDFGSGLGLAVTKELVLLLKGEILANSKVGRGTEIILKLPITQHAKIINEEFDNDVLQEIRTSNKPEKEVIQQEVNQNNSMSLILIVEDSADVIYYLKTCLKYDYKIETASNGNEGINKAKVLVPDIIISDVMMPIKDGYTLCYELKSDILTSHIPIILLTAKAMLENRIEGLEAGADAYLTKPFDKVELEACIKNLMMQRERLWKSYRSAKVNDSTLKGLSIQDSKFIEKAHNILDRYKSDSDFNGEKLLKELGVSRTFLHVKLKALTGKSTTEFIRVYRLKYAAKLIKNGYGNLTEISLETGFANQSYFSKAFKDYYGVSPSTFAKEKS, from the coding sequence TTGGCAGAAGCCAAACGATTACATGAATTAGATAGTTTTAAAACGAGGTTTTATACCAATATCACACACGAATTTATAACTCCCCTTACAATTATATTAGGTTTAGCCAAAGATGTAATCATTAAACGGAATCCTAGTTCTCTTCTTCAATTAGTAAATCAAATGCTTGATCTTTCTAAGATTGAAAGCGGTACATTAAAAGTAAATCTCAGTCAAAGTAACATTATTGCTTATCTTAAATACCTCACAGAAACTTTCCATTCATTAGCTGAAAACCATCAAATTACCATTCATTTTATTTCTGAACTACATGAAATTAACATGGATTATGACAAAGATAAGATTCTACATATTATTACCAATCTACTTTCTAATGCTGTAAAATTTACTCCCAAAGGTGGCAATATCTATTTATTAGTCGACCAAATTATCGATAATAACCAAGTATATTTACAGGTAAAAGTAAAGGATACTGGCATCGGTATTCCAAATGAGGAACTAGCACTTATTTTTGACAGGTTTTATCAGACAAATAATTCCATTTCGAAACATAGTGAAAATTCTGATTTTGGTTCTGGCTTAGGACTCGCAGTTACAAAAGAGCTTGTACTGTTACTTAAAGGAGAGATTTTAGCAAATAGTAAAGTTGGTAGAGGCACAGAAATAATATTAAAACTACCTATTACTCAACATGCCAAGATTATTAATGAAGAATTTGATAATGATGTACTCCAAGAAATTAGAACTTCTAATAAACCTGAAAAAGAAGTAATTCAGCAAGAAGTAAATCAAAATAACAGTATGTCTTTAATCTTAATAGTAGAAGATAGTGCAGATGTTATCTATTATTTAAAAACATGCTTAAAATATGATTACAAAATTGAAACCGCTTCAAACGGAAATGAAGGTATAAACAAAGCAAAGGTTTTGGTTCCGGATATAATTATAAGTGATGTAATGATGCCAATAAAAGATGGTTATACACTCTGTTATGAATTGAAATCTGATATTTTAACCAGTCATATTCCAATAATTTTACTTACAGCCAAAGCCATGTTAGAAAATAGAATTGAGGGTTTAGAAGCAGGAGCCGATGCATATTTAACCAAACCGTTCGACAAAGTTGAACTGGAAGCTTGTATCAAAAACCTCATGATGCAGCGAGAAAGATTATGGAAAAGTTATAGATCTGCAAAAGTTAATGATTCTACCTTAAAAGGTTTGAGTATACAAGACAGCAAATTCATTGAAAAAGCGCATAACATACTAGATAGATACAAATCAGATTCTGACTTTAATGGCGAGAAATTACTAAAAGAATTGGGAGTAAGTAGAACTTTTCTGCACGTTAAATTAAAGGCACTTACAGGAAAATCTACAACAGAATTTATCCGAGTTTACAGACTTAAATATGCAGCTAAACTCATCAAAAACGGCTATGGAAACCTTACAGAAATCTCACTAGAAACAGGGTTTGCTAACCAAAGTTATTTTTCCAAAGCTTTTAAAGACTATTATGGTGTTTCACCCTCAACTTTTGCTAAAGAAAAAAGTTAG
- a CDS encoding DUF1592 domain-containing protein, with protein MNKIEKFTTGKNLVYGAALLSALLIFLVAIPIGETHWSVDFIGRFHPLFVHIPIGVLLGLFLLEFLNLLRPSLQLKPACNILLWFAIISAVPTIIAGKFLAVSGGYGSQTLVIHKWFGLFTVILSIWLLVLRQQTKASSLSKFTNYHKALLLNVFILGLTGHYGGSLTHGTNYLTESLPPELKSLFGDDPYELDGIVAMEASLVDQTLNSYDFAKDIEPITKTYCISCHNEEKQKGGLRLDNIDPDLVYGKDAETWRAMLNMINTGEMPPKEEDQLKDEERTVLVDWITASIHYAVEVKKSEETGVIRRLTRNQYTNSLNKILNVSIRFGDVLPEDGKSEMGFSNNGNVLQVSPLHIEYFKQIAREALDKAIAPPEKPTVTHYRITFGKGIGVGKVSAMIGGYQSAPINSDDFTVEILDEDGKPKTGLDSLEEAHLTEIKMNIGVGMRGSDADRYEVVDEGIMLYSALPHKEVTPKSWQGPSPNLKLLFRNYFPMNGDFKFRVKASKGYQWYSQKEGFIALRNKKPVKGIREVINLEAKNCKETANLQLKNDFLIPKEVTGESIAKYKFIAPKEGYYQIDFAHPYVADDGMPSMTLKVDKHKIQERLHFDKSLESTKELITQVTLAFLKAGEHTLEIGGNFFVGFSKVTVTPFPEDHPISIQLKSEAEQSRAKYDNDVPVIRAFAGARTDDGMDYKTFDNFQNVTAKIGEPDTYTFKGRLENLPIPVIDTVETEILANIMILGLWNDYLVKDNQDSGPPLLIKSLEFEAPFYPNWPPESHEKIFFTSPDKDNKELYTKQVLKKFIEEAYRRPMADKDIEPYMKFWNNIKGDYDRYEDGVKEVLVAVLCSPNFIYLAEPESDASEDEKEFFLASRLSYFLWNSPPDEELIELAEDGDLHETSTLKDQVNRMLQDEKSWRMIETFAEEWLRIDRHKAMSVNVNEYEDFTRFVKQDMANETNHFIHHVLKENLSIFNLIESDFAMLNQNLAEFYGIEGVKGSYFRPVAITSEMHRGGLLSQGAFLSGHSDGTQAHAIKRAVWLRSKILGSPPPPPPPNVPELDPETPGFEQLTLKEQLFIHRNSPSCMDCHKKIDPYGIAFENYNAVGRFETMAKEKPIDTKAELPNGHEVDGIDEIKKYILEMKSEDFTRSLVKYLYAYALGRDVTFVDEEEIESIVRKVREDDYQFQSIFENIVTSPSFKGEFKSKTLWGRNL; from the coding sequence TTGAATAAAATAGAAAAATTCACCACCGGAAAAAATCTTGTATATGGTGCAGCTTTGCTATCTGCATTATTAATTTTTCTTGTAGCTATTCCAATCGGGGAAACACACTGGTCAGTAGATTTTATTGGTCGTTTCCACCCATTGTTTGTACACATTCCTATAGGTGTACTTTTGGGTCTTTTCCTATTGGAGTTTTTAAATTTACTTCGACCATCTCTTCAATTAAAACCTGCTTGTAACATCTTATTATGGTTTGCAATAATCTCTGCTGTACCCACTATTATCGCTGGAAAATTTCTAGCAGTTTCTGGTGGATATGGTAGCCAGACATTAGTTATTCATAAATGGTTTGGCCTTTTTACAGTTATTCTTAGTATTTGGCTTTTAGTGTTACGCCAGCAAACTAAAGCATCTTCGCTATCTAAATTCACCAATTACCATAAAGCCTTACTTTTAAATGTATTCATCTTAGGATTAACAGGACATTATGGAGGTTCGCTAACACATGGCACTAATTATCTCACAGAAAGTTTACCACCAGAACTCAAATCGCTATTTGGAGACGATCCCTATGAGTTAGATGGTATAGTTGCCATGGAAGCAAGTCTTGTAGACCAAACTCTAAACTCCTACGATTTTGCAAAAGATATTGAGCCAATTACCAAAACCTATTGCATTAGCTGTCATAACGAAGAGAAGCAAAAAGGAGGGCTCAGGTTAGATAACATCGATCCTGATTTGGTTTATGGTAAAGATGCTGAAACTTGGCGAGCTATGCTAAATATGATCAATACTGGTGAAATGCCTCCTAAAGAAGAAGATCAATTAAAGGATGAAGAAAGAACGGTTTTAGTCGACTGGATTACAGCTTCGATACATTATGCTGTTGAGGTAAAAAAATCTGAAGAAACAGGCGTTATCAGAAGATTAACCAGAAATCAATACACTAATTCACTCAATAAAATATTAAATGTCTCTATACGCTTCGGAGATGTATTACCAGAAGATGGCAAATCTGAAATGGGTTTTAGTAATAATGGAAATGTTTTACAAGTTTCTCCGCTGCATATAGAATACTTCAAACAAATTGCTAGAGAAGCTTTAGATAAAGCCATTGCTCCTCCTGAAAAACCTACAGTTACTCATTACAGAATTACTTTTGGAAAGGGAATTGGTGTAGGGAAAGTTTCCGCAATGATTGGTGGTTACCAAAGTGCTCCAATTAATTCAGATGATTTTACTGTTGAAATACTCGATGAAGATGGAAAGCCAAAAACTGGTTTAGACAGTCTTGAAGAAGCTCATCTTACAGAAATCAAAATGAATATTGGTGTTGGAATGCGTGGTTCTGATGCAGATCGCTATGAGGTGGTAGATGAGGGAATAATGCTCTACTCAGCTTTACCACATAAAGAAGTAACTCCAAAATCTTGGCAAGGTCCTTCTCCTAATTTAAAATTGTTATTCCGCAATTATTTTCCAATGAATGGCGATTTTAAATTTAGAGTAAAAGCTTCTAAAGGTTATCAATGGTATTCTCAAAAAGAAGGATTTATTGCTTTAAGAAATAAAAAACCTGTTAAAGGTATTCGAGAAGTAATCAATCTAGAAGCAAAAAACTGTAAAGAAACAGCTAACCTACAGCTAAAAAATGACTTCTTGATTCCTAAAGAAGTAACAGGAGAAAGTATAGCAAAATATAAATTTATTGCGCCTAAAGAAGGCTATTACCAAATAGATTTTGCGCATCCTTATGTGGCAGACGATGGCATGCCATCTATGACATTAAAGGTAGATAAACACAAAATACAAGAACGATTACACTTTGATAAGTCTCTGGAAAGCACAAAAGAACTAATCACGCAAGTTACTTTAGCATTTCTTAAAGCTGGTGAGCATACTTTAGAAATCGGTGGCAATTTCTTTGTTGGATTTAGCAAAGTAACAGTTACACCATTTCCAGAAGACCATCCAATTTCAATTCAATTAAAATCTGAAGCAGAACAAAGTAGGGCTAAGTATGATAATGATGTGCCGGTTATAAGGGCTTTTGCAGGTGCTCGAACAGACGATGGAATGGATTATAAGACATTTGATAATTTCCAGAATGTGACTGCTAAAATAGGTGAACCTGATACTTATACTTTTAAAGGAAGATTGGAAAATTTACCTATTCCGGTAATTGATACAGTAGAAACAGAAATTCTGGCAAATATCATGATTCTCGGTTTATGGAATGATTATCTGGTAAAAGACAATCAAGATTCTGGCCCGCCATTATTAATTAAATCGCTAGAATTTGAGGCTCCATTCTATCCAAATTGGCCACCAGAAAGCCACGAAAAGATATTTTTCACTTCACCTGATAAAGACAATAAAGAGCTTTACACCAAACAAGTACTGAAAAAATTTATTGAAGAAGCCTATCGCAGGCCAATGGCTGATAAGGACATAGAGCCTTATATGAAATTCTGGAATAACATTAAAGGTGATTACGATCGATATGAAGATGGCGTAAAAGAAGTACTTGTAGCAGTGCTTTGCTCACCAAATTTTATTTATTTGGCTGAACCTGAAAGCGATGCCTCAGAAGATGAAAAAGAGTTCTTTTTAGCATCTCGACTATCTTATTTTCTTTGGAATTCACCTCCCGATGAAGAACTAATAGAATTAGCAGAAGATGGTGATTTGCATGAAACAAGTACGCTCAAAGACCAAGTAAATAGGATGTTGCAAGATGAGAAATCTTGGAGAATGATTGAAACTTTTGCAGAAGAATGGCTTCGAATAGATCGCCATAAAGCCATGAGTGTGAACGTGAATGAATATGAAGATTTTACTCGATTTGTGAAACAAGATATGGCCAATGAAACCAATCATTTCATCCATCATGTACTAAAAGAAAATCTGAGTATTTTCAACCTGATAGAATCAGACTTTGCCATGTTAAACCAGAATTTGGCTGAGTTTTATGGAATTGAAGGTGTGAAAGGCAGCTATTTCCGTCCAGTTGCGATTACTTCTGAGATGCATCGAGGTGGTTTATTATCGCAAGGAGCATTCTTAAGTGGGCATTCAGATGGCACACAGGCACATGCGATTAAGCGTGCTGTTTGGTTAAGATCAAAAATTTTGGGAAGCCCACCACCACCACCGCCGCCAAATGTACCTGAACTCGATCCGGAAACACCTGGCTTCGAGCAGTTAACACTCAAAGAACAGCTTTTTATTCATAGAAATAGTCCATCTTGTATGGATTGCCACAAAAAGATCGATCCTTATGGAATTGCATTTGAAAACTACAATGCAGTTGGCCGCTTTGAGACGATGGCAAAAGAAAAGCCGATCGATACAAAAGCAGAACTACCAAATGGACATGAAGTAGATGGCATTGATGAGATAAAGAAATATATTTTAGAAATGAAAAGCGAAGATTTTACTCGCTCATTGGTGAAATATTTATATGCCTATGCATTGGGTAGAGATGTAACATTTGTAGATGAAGAAGAGATTGAATCGATTGTGAGAAAAGTTCGGGAAGATGATTACCAGTTTCAATCAATATTCGAAAACATAGTAACTAGTCCATCATTTAAGGGAGAATTCAAATCAAAAACATTATGGGGAAGAAATCTTTAA